The DNA window AGGACGACAAGTTCCCGGCGCCGGCGGTTGAACTGCCGATCACCAATAACCTGGTGCTGAAAAAGCTGCGCGTGGCGTTCGAGCTGAAAGACACCGATATGCACCAGATCTTCACCGCGGTGGATTTCCGCATCTCCAAGCCGGAACTGAGCGCGCTGTTCCGCAAAGAGGGCACCAAGAACTACCGCCCATGCGGCGATCAGATGCTGCGCTACTTCCTCAAAGGGCTGGCGCAGCGCGTTCGCGGCGAGTAACGCGCAGCGTTCACCGAGCATCAGGCGCAATCGCAAGGTTGCGCCTTTTTTATTATCTCTCTCTCCCGCCCGCCGTTGTTGTACAGGCCCTCAGCCATCCATCATCGATGGAGGGGGCGCCGCCTATCCGGTTACTTTTTCATGGTTTGTTCAATGTTGATTGAAACGTAAAATCCAGAGGAGTAATTCAATGGCTCAAATGTCAAAAGAAGATCTGCTGTTCAACGCAAAAAATGCCGCCGCTGAGACCAATGACGGCGGTGAATTTGCTGAATATACCCCTGAACAGTTTGGCGCCGTGGGCGATGGCCTGGCCGATGATCGAGAAGCTGTCAGCGCCATGTTCGCTAAAGTGGCTATTGATGCCGCTAAATCGATAAAAAAACGCCAGGTCAGAATGGCGAATGTCTATCGGTTGACGCTGGGTCCGGCTTGGCAACCTCTGCAGATCCCCAGCAACTGCCATATTTATGGCGGTGGTGAAATTCACCTGGATGACGATACGCCTCAAATCAACATTTTTAATACCGTTGAACAGTCGAATTTCCTCGTGGAGGATCT is part of the Serratia surfactantfaciens genome and encodes:
- a CDS encoding DUF1456 family protein, which codes for MMNNDVLRSVRYMLSINNAKMVEIIKLDNFEVAVSAMDAYVIKEGEPGYEKCPDEVMAHFLNGLVFFKRGKDDKFPAPAVELPITNNLVLKKLRVAFELKDTDMHQIFTAVDFRISKPELSALFRKEGTKNYRPCGDQMLRYFLKGLAQRVRGE